Proteins from a genomic interval of Nostoc sp. TCL240-02:
- a CDS encoding histidine decarboxylase, giving the protein MSSKVAKELADFLLQIEQRSQFHAGYPYNLSCDYSAIGKFFNHLLNNAGDPYIEPDFGLHSRKFEQEVLSFFAHLYKIPESQFWGYVTAGGTEGNLYGMFLAREIYPNGILYSSQDSHYSIPKAAKLFRIQHNVVNSQINGEINYDHFEQLVSENCSYPAIINLNIGTTVKGAIDNLDKVLEILERNQIKDYYIHCDAALSGLILPFLDGAPQVNFQKSIDSVAISAKFIGSPLPCGVVLTKKKWVEKVETEIEYIGSKDTTILGSRNGHTPLILWYAVQTRGYDGLAKEAKTCIHNAQYLFQQLQIREYPCMLNNFSNTVVFQKPSQKLIKKWQLAVFENSAHMIVMQNIGREKIDIFINELLLEEGLVNNAENFQLQSVLQH; this is encoded by the coding sequence ATGTCAAGTAAAGTTGCTAAAGAGTTGGCAGATTTTTTGCTGCAAATAGAACAGCGATCGCAGTTTCATGCAGGCTATCCCTATAATTTAAGTTGTGATTACAGTGCGATCGGCAAATTTTTCAATCATCTGTTAAATAATGCTGGAGATCCATATATTGAACCAGATTTTGGTCTTCATTCCCGTAAGTTTGAGCAAGAAGTATTATCTTTTTTTGCTCACCTCTATAAGATTCCAGAGAGCCAGTTTTGGGGTTATGTTACTGCTGGTGGAACTGAAGGTAATTTATATGGAATGTTCTTAGCAAGAGAAATCTACCCTAATGGGATTCTTTACTCATCACAAGACTCTCATTACTCAATTCCCAAAGCCGCGAAATTATTCCGCATTCAACATAATGTTGTGAATTCGCAAATTAATGGAGAAATTAATTACGACCATTTTGAACAACTAGTTAGCGAAAATTGTAGTTATCCAGCCATCATAAATTTAAATATTGGGACTACTGTCAAAGGTGCAATTGATAACTTAGACAAAGTTCTAGAAATTTTAGAGCGCAATCAGATTAAAGATTACTACATTCATTGTGATGCTGCACTTTCAGGGCTAATATTACCGTTTTTAGATGGCGCTCCGCAAGTGAACTTTCAAAAATCCATAGATAGTGTAGCTATTTCTGCTAAATTCATTGGTTCTCCCTTACCTTGTGGTGTAGTTTTAACTAAGAAAAAATGGGTAGAAAAAGTTGAAACAGAAATTGAATATATTGGTTCAAAAGATACAACTATTCTGGGATCTAGAAATGGTCATACCCCCCTAATTCTCTGGTATGCAGTGCAAACAAGAGGTTATGATGGATTAGCTAAAGAGGCTAAGACCTGTATTCATAATGCTCAATATCTTTTCCAACAACTTCAAATCAGAGAATATCCATGTATGTTAAATAATTTTTCCAACACAGTAGTTTTTCAAAAACCTTCTCAAAAATTAATTAAAAAGTGGCAATTAGCAGTTTTTGAAAACTCGGCACACATGATAGTAATGCAAAATATTGGTCGGGAGAAAATCGATATTTTTATTAATGAACTATTGTTAGAAGAAGGGTTAGTTAATAACGCAGAAAATTTTCAACTACAGTCAGTACTACAACACTAA
- the ileS gene encoding isoleucine--tRNA ligase, which translates to MTESGSYKDTVNLPKTSFDMRANAIKREPEIQKFWEENKIYDRLFENNPGELFILHDGPPYANGSLHIGHALNKILKDIINRYQLLQGRKVRYVPGWDCHGLPIELKVLQNMKSAERQNLTPLQLRQKAKEFALATVDNQRQNFKRYGIWGDWDNPYLTLKPAYEAAQIGVFGQMFLKGYIYRGLKPVHWSPSSKTALAEAELEYPEGHVSRSIYAAFAITSLSEAVKPLLAEYQSDLGVAVWTTTPWTIPGNLAVAVNADLNYAVVESHPEAQSNFKYLIVAADLVERLSSTLGLELTIKATFKGNDLEHTTYRHPLFDRESPIVVGGDYITTESGTGLVHTAPGHGQEDYIVGQRYGLPILAPVDDNGNFTEEAGEFAGLNVLGDGNQAVIDALAAAGSLLKEEAYPHKYPYDWRTKKPTIFRATEQWFASVEGFREEALKAIATVKWIPAQGENRITPMVAERSDWCISRQRAWGVPIPVFYDEATGEVLLNEEIINHAQGIIAEKGSDAWWELSVEELLPESYRNNGKSYRRGTDTMDVWFDSGSSWAAVVQQRPELRYPADIYLEGSDQHRGWFQSSLLTSVAVNDVAPYKTVLTHGFALDEQGRKMSKSEGNVVDPNTIIEGGKNQKVEPAYGADVLRLWVSSVDYSGDVRIGKNIIKQMNDVRGKIRNTARFLLGSLDDFDPEKDTVPFEELPELDRYMLHRITEVFEEVTEAFESFQFFRFFQTVQNFCVVDLSNFYLDVAKDRLYISAKDAFRRRSCQTVLKIALDNLARAIAPVLCHTAEDIWQYLPYKTPYKSVFEAGWVQIEEKWRNPELAEFWETLRQLRTDVNKVLEQARIEKLIGSSLEAKALIYIPHKQLGDAIKAFNTVKSNGIDELRYLLLTSQVELLDSAQGLQGLKYTAQTENWGVGVVNAEGQKCDRCWNYSTHVGESEEHPLICERCVAALAGEF; encoded by the coding sequence GTGACCGAATCAGGAAGTTACAAAGATACTGTAAACCTACCCAAGACTAGCTTTGATATGCGGGCAAACGCCATCAAGCGTGAGCCTGAAATCCAAAAATTTTGGGAAGAAAATAAAATTTACGATCGCCTTTTTGAAAATAATCCCGGCGAACTATTTATACTGCACGATGGGCCTCCCTACGCTAATGGCTCACTCCATATTGGTCATGCCTTAAATAAAATTCTCAAAGATATTATTAATCGCTACCAACTACTACAAGGGCGTAAAGTTCGCTACGTTCCTGGTTGGGATTGTCACGGTTTGCCAATTGAGTTGAAAGTTTTGCAGAACATGAAGTCAGCAGAACGGCAAAATTTAACGCCTTTACAACTGCGGCAAAAAGCGAAAGAATTTGCCCTAGCTACGGTAGATAATCAGCGCCAAAATTTTAAACGCTACGGTATTTGGGGTGATTGGGACAACCCTTACCTAACTCTCAAGCCGGCTTATGAAGCGGCTCAAATTGGCGTGTTTGGTCAAATGTTCTTGAAAGGCTACATCTATCGCGGTTTGAAGCCTGTTCACTGGAGTCCGAGTTCTAAAACCGCTTTGGCTGAAGCTGAGTTGGAATATCCTGAAGGTCACGTTTCTCGTAGTATCTATGCAGCTTTTGCAATCACAAGTTTGTCCGAAGCTGTAAAACCACTATTGGCAGAATATCAGTCAGATTTGGGTGTGGCTGTTTGGACAACTACACCTTGGACAATTCCGGGAAATTTGGCGGTGGCGGTGAATGCAGATTTGAACTATGCAGTGGTGGAATCCCATCCAGAGGCGCAGAGTAATTTTAAATACCTCATTGTTGCTGCTGATTTAGTCGAACGTTTATCTTCAACGTTGGGACTTGAGTTAACTATCAAAGCCACCTTTAAGGGGAATGACTTAGAACATACTACTTATCGTCATCCTCTATTTGACCGTGAAAGTCCAATTGTTGTCGGCGGTGATTATATCACTACTGAGTCGGGTACTGGGCTGGTACATACTGCACCCGGTCATGGTCAAGAAGACTACATTGTTGGTCAGCGCTACGGTTTACCTATCCTTGCACCAGTGGATGACAACGGCAATTTTACCGAAGAAGCGGGAGAATTTGCGGGGTTAAATGTGCTGGGTGATGGTAATCAGGCGGTGATTGATGCACTGGCTGCGGCTGGTTCTTTGCTGAAGGAAGAAGCATATCCCCACAAATATCCTTATGATTGGCGGACAAAGAAACCAACGATTTTCCGCGCAACTGAACAATGGTTTGCTTCCGTGGAAGGATTTAGAGAAGAAGCACTAAAAGCGATCGCAACGGTAAAATGGATTCCAGCCCAAGGTGAAAATCGCATTACGCCAATGGTAGCGGAACGTTCCGATTGGTGTATTTCTCGTCAACGCGCTTGGGGTGTACCCATTCCCGTTTTCTACGATGAAGCCACCGGGGAAGTACTGCTGAATGAGGAAATTATCAACCACGCTCAAGGAATCATTGCTGAAAAAGGTTCTGATGCTTGGTGGGAATTATCCGTTGAGGAATTATTACCAGAATCCTATCGTAATAATGGTAAGTCTTACCGCAGAGGTACAGACACAATGGATGTATGGTTTGATTCTGGCTCATCTTGGGCAGCTGTCGTCCAACAACGTCCAGAGTTACGCTACCCTGCTGATATATATTTGGAAGGTTCCGACCAGCATCGCGGTTGGTTTCAGTCAAGCTTGCTCACCAGTGTAGCGGTAAATGACGTTGCACCTTACAAAACTGTGCTAACTCACGGCTTCGCTTTGGACGAACAGGGCCGGAAAATGAGTAAGTCAGAAGGAAATGTGGTTGACCCAAATACAATCATTGAAGGTGGGAAAAATCAAAAAGTAGAACCGGCTTACGGTGCAGATGTCTTGAGATTGTGGGTATCATCGGTAGACTATTCTGGCGATGTCCGCATTGGTAAAAACATCATCAAGCAGATGAATGATGTCAGAGGCAAAATTCGCAATACAGCGCGGTTTTTGCTGGGTAGCTTGGATGATTTTGACCCGGAAAAAGATACAGTTCCCTTCGAGGAATTGCCAGAACTTGACCGTTATATGCTGCACCGCATCACTGAGGTATTTGAGGAAGTAACGGAAGCCTTTGAGAGTTTCCAATTCTTCCGCTTTTTCCAAACTGTGCAGAATTTCTGCGTGGTGGATTTATCCAACTTTTATTTAGATGTTGCCAAAGATAGGCTGTACATCAGTGCAAAAGATGCATTCCGCCGTCGCAGTTGTCAAACGGTGCTGAAAATAGCTTTAGATAATTTAGCACGAGCGATCGCACCAGTACTATGTCATACTGCCGAAGACATCTGGCAATATCTCCCTTATAAAACACCTTACAAATCGGTGTTTGAAGCCGGTTGGGTGCAGATTGAGGAAAAATGGCGTAATCCAGAATTGGCAGAATTTTGGGAAACACTGCGACAACTCCGCACCGATGTTAATAAGGTATTAGAACAAGCCAGGATAGAAAAACTCATTGGTTCTTCCCTGGAGGCGAAAGCTTTGATTTATATACCTCACAAACAATTAGGTGATGCTATCAAAGCCTTTAACACTGTTAAAAGTAACGGGATTGACGAACTGCGGTATCTATTGCTGACTTCCCAAGTGGAATTATTAGATTCTGCTCAAGGGTTGCAAGGATTAAAATATACGGCGCAGACAGAAAACTGGGGAGTTGGTGTAGTGAACGCAGAAGGGCAAAAATGCGATCGCTGTTGGAACTACTCTACTCATGTGGGAGAATCAGAAGAACACCCCTTAATTTGCGAACGATGCGTTGCAGCCTTAGCCGGAGAGTTTTAG
- a CDS encoding endonuclease domain-containing protein, translating to MTKLYNLTSEKQKRQTLRNNMPPSEKIVWAKLRNQQIESCKFRRQYSIDRFVVDFYSSELRLAIEIDGDSHYQDGVPEYDRDRQAFLESKGTRFLRFTNQEVYQDIDGVMDKIREVICKLRKFTPP from the coding sequence ATGACAAAGCTGTATAACCTAACCTCAGAAAAGCAAAAACGGCAAACTCTCAGAAACAATATGCCCCCATCTGAAAAAATAGTTTGGGCAAAACTTAGAAATCAACAAATTGAAAGCTGTAAATTTCGCAGACAATACAGTATTGACAGATTTGTAGTGGATTTTTATTCTTCGGAATTGAGACTTGCCATAGAAATTGATGGTGATAGTCACTATCAAGATGGAGTTCCAGAATATGACCGCGATCGCCAAGCATTTTTGGAATCAAAAGGTACGAGATTTTTGAGATTTACGAATCAAGAAGTTTATCAAGATATTGATGGTGTGATGGATAAAATTAGGGAAGTTATTTGTAAGTTGAGGAAATTTACCCCACCCTAA
- a CDS encoding CHAT domain-containing protein, whose amino-acid sequence MNEQRLQAYNQLIQTLLNCPSGEEPEILAANTELLDANFVQVVVAAAEYFAQQGEENTANWLRNLATYLTSETPPITQEDIETYLQFLIEILQATAESNGDAQVIYPLLAANTDKLNDIFAQLLRHWATNTLTEAEPDAATSIAAVIGNFSNLIQQFPLGSKANNMEIAITGYEIALTVYTRSAFPENWATTQNNLGTAYGDRILGERAENIEEAIAAYSAALEVRTRSAFPENWATTQNNLGTAYGNRILGERAENIEKAIAAYSAALEVYTRSAFPENWAMTQNNLGNAYGNRILGERAENIEKAIAAYSAALEVRTRSAFPENWAMTQNNLGNAYSDRILGERAENIEEAIAAYSAALEVRTRSAFPQNHAETLLNLGRLYQDEEQFNSAYNTFIKAIETVEALRGEIVSGEEVKRKQAEEWNQLYRCMVEVCLALAKETEAIEYIERSKTRNLVELLTKATSINLERVPLVGSSIHFSQIQNLLDNETVIIQWYIFNNCFRAFIITHENNQPIIWHSNEQDLNALIDWTNEYLRDYYNLEDKDKIQWQNQLEERLKKLGEILHLEEILDQIPKQYYRLILIPHRYLHLFPLHALPVKESYLIDLFTNGVGYAPSCQLLQQVQLRQRPDFKSLFAIQNPTEDLYQGYEKDLGAVAAIKKQFTDAQILKQDQAKKSAILCMNENPHNVMLHGKLLKASCAFFFCHGYFNSASPQDSGLQLADGNLTLADIITHFKLENCRLVTLSACETGFTDFTSTSDEYIGLPSGFLLAGSTNVVSSLWTVSATATALLMIKFYEELQQQSNIVLALNTAQRWLRDTTVKGFQDWLINSSLSLVWQAQLNQYFDDNHNNASTKPFESPFYWAAFCNIGKGF is encoded by the coding sequence ATGAACGAACAGCGTTTACAAGCTTATAATCAGCTAATTCAAACCCTGCTAAATTGCCCTAGCGGGGAAGAACCAGAGATATTAGCAGCGAATACAGAATTACTAGATGCTAACTTTGTGCAGGTTGTTGTAGCAGCAGCAGAGTATTTTGCCCAGCAGGGAGAAGAAAATACTGCAAACTGGTTGAGAAACCTAGCAACATATCTCACCTCAGAAACTCCCCCCATCACCCAAGAAGATATAGAGACTTACTTGCAATTTTTAATAGAAATACTGCAAGCAACAGCAGAAAGCAACGGCGATGCTCAAGTAATTTACCCATTGCTGGCAGCTAATACCGATAAACTCAATGATATTTTTGCTCAATTATTGCGTCATTGGGCAACAAATACCCTAACAGAAGCGGAACCAGATGCAGCAACATCCATCGCCGCAGTGATTGGTAATTTTAGTAATCTGATTCAGCAGTTTCCCTTGGGTAGTAAAGCCAACAACATGGAAATTGCTATTACTGGCTATGAAATCGCCCTAACTGTATATACCCGCAGCGCCTTTCCTGAAAATTGGGCAACGACGCAAAATAATCTGGGGACTGCTTACGGTGACAGAATATTAGGAGAACGAGCCGAGAATATAGAAGAAGCGATCGCTGCTTATTCTGCTGCACTGGAAGTTAGAACCCGCAGCGCCTTTCCTGAAAATTGGGCAACGACGCAAAATAATCTGGGGACTGCTTACGGTAACAGAATATTAGGAGAACGAGCCGAGAATATAGAAAAAGCGATCGCTGCTTATTCTGCTGCACTGGAAGTATATACCCGCAGCGCCTTTCCTGAAAATTGGGCAATGACGCAAAATAATCTGGGGAATGCTTACGGTAACAGAATATTAGGAGAACGAGCCGAGAATATAGAAAAAGCGATCGCTGCTTATTCTGCTGCACTGGAAGTTAGAACCCGCAGCGCCTTTCCTGAAAATTGGGCAATGACGCAAAATAATCTGGGGAATGCTTACTCTGACAGAATATTAGGAGAACGAGCCGAGAATATAGAAGAAGCGATCGCTGCTTATTCTGCTGCACTGGAAGTTAGAACCCGCAGCGCCTTTCCTCAAAACCATGCAGAAACTTTGTTAAATCTCGGCAGATTATACCAAGATGAAGAACAATTTAACTCAGCTTACAATACCTTTATTAAAGCAATAGAAACAGTGGAAGCTTTGCGGGGTGAAATTGTTTCTGGCGAAGAAGTTAAGCGCAAACAAGCAGAAGAATGGAATCAACTTTATCGATGCATGGTGGAAGTTTGCCTAGCATTGGCTAAAGAGACCGAGGCAATAGAATATATTGAACGTAGCAAAACCCGCAATTTAGTAGAACTGTTAACTAAAGCAACATCAATAAACCTAGAAAGGGTTCCTTTAGTTGGTAGCAGCATCCACTTTTCACAAATTCAAAACCTCTTAGACAACGAAACTGTAATCATTCAGTGGTACATTTTTAATAATTGTTTTCGCGCTTTTATCATCACCCACGAGAATAATCAGCCAATAATCTGGCATTCTAATGAACAAGACTTAAATGCCTTAATCGATTGGACAAATGAATATCTACGCGACTATTACAACCTGGAAGACAAAGATAAAATCCAATGGCAGAATCAGCTAGAAGAACGCCTGAAAAAGTTAGGAGAAATTCTGCATCTTGAGGAAATTTTAGACCAAATACCCAAACAATACTACAGATTAATCCTTATTCCTCATCGCTACTTACACCTCTTTCCTCTCCACGCTTTACCTGTCAAAGAATCATACTTAATTGACTTATTTACCAACGGCGTAGGCTATGCACCCAGTTGTCAACTTTTGCAACAAGTCCAACTGCGTCAACGTCCTGATTTTAAATCTTTATTTGCCATCCAAAATCCCACAGAAGACTTATATCAAGGCTACGAAAAAGATTTAGGAGCCGTTGCAGCCATCAAGAAACAGTTTACCGATGCTCAGATTTTGAAACAAGACCAAGCAAAAAAATCAGCAATTCTCTGTATGAATGAAAACCCTCACAATGTCATGCTGCATGGAAAATTGCTGAAAGCTAGCTGTGCTTTTTTCTTCTGTCATGGATACTTTAACTCTGCTTCTCCCCAAGATTCTGGTTTACAGTTAGCTGATGGAAACCTGACTTTAGCAGATATCATTACTCACTTCAAACTAGAAAACTGTCGCCTAGTCACTCTCTCTGCTTGCGAAACGGGTTTTACCGACTTCACAAGCACCAGTGATGAATACATTGGTTTACCCAGTGGATTTTTGTTAGCAGGTAGCACCAATGTAGTCAGTAGCCTTTGGACAGTCAGTGCTACAGCTACAGCTTTATTGATGATTAAATTTTACGAAGAACTACAGCAGCAAAGTAATATTGTATTAGCTTTAAATACAGCACAACGTTGGTTAAGGGATACGACAGTCAAAGGCTTTCAAGATTGGCTGATTAACTCCTCACTAAGTCTAGTTTGGCAAGCACAACTAAATCAATATTTTGATGATAATCATAACAATGCCTCAACTAAACCCTTTGAATCACCTTTTTATTGGGCTGCTTTTTGTAATATAGGTAAAGGATTTTAG
- a CDS encoding ISKra4 family transposase (programmed frameshift) has protein sequence MTPEQKQALQKHIQAIAKILYEDTSKEKLTNLAAIEEAVRSQMQKHVMPEVGGFFIETITGTTAGYQRRLKSILGELAITSKQAIELEVAPSTQLSPYLETCCLRVSANVSYEDAASDIKYFTGIEVSHSSQQRLVHRQNFELPTPEQTIEELSVDGGNIRVRTPKGQICAWLGYKAISLHHLGILGTSFQNNQIVIDWVNDQPLASPLTCIGDGHDGIWNIIDQLAPDAQRREILDWFHLIENLHKVGGSQKRLKQAQNLLWKGQVEATIALFTDCKGKQVQNFCRYLDKHRNRIINYEYYQAEEICSIGSGSVESAVKQVDRRTKISGAQWKRENVPQVLAHRCAYLNGLLSV, from the exons ATGACCCCAGAACAAAAGCAAGCTCTTCAAAAACATATTCAGGCGATTGCTAAAATATTGTATGAAGATACGTCAAAAGAAAAGCTCACAAATCTTGCAGCAATTGAAGAAGCAGTGCGGAGTCAAATGCAGAAGCATGTTATGCCAGAAGTAGGGG GTTTTTTTATCGAAACGATTACAGGGACAACCGCAGGATACCAACGACGGCTCAAAAGCATTCTTGGAGAGTTAGCAATAACGAGCAAACAAGCCATTGAATTAGAAGTCGCACCAAGTACTCAACTGAGTCCATATCTAGAAACTTGTTGTTTGAGGGTAAGTGCGAATGTCAGCTATGAAGATGCGGCATCAGACATCAAGTATTTTACGGGCATAGAGGTTTCTCACAGCAGTCAACAGAGATTAGTGCATCGCCAGAATTTTGAGTTGCCAACACCAGAACAGACAATTGAAGAATTAAGCGTCGATGGTGGAAACATCCGTGTCCGAACTCCTAAAGGTCAAATATGTGCATGGCTTGGCTATAAAGCAATTAGCTTACATCATCTCGGAATCTTGGGAACTTCATTTCAGAATAATCAGATTGTGATTGATTGGGTTAATGACCAACCACTGGCTAGCCCACTCACTTGTATTGGTGATGGACATGACGGCATTTGGAATATAATTGACCAATTAGCACCTGATGCACAACGTCGAGAAATACTTGATTGGTTCCATTTAATAGAAAACCTCCACAAAGTTGGGGGTTCACAAAAACGCTTGAAACAAGCACAAAATCTACTATGGAAAGGCCAAGTTGAGGCTACTATTGCCTTATTTACAGATTGTAAAGGCAAACAAGTACAAAACTTTTGCCGTTATCTTGATAAGCATCGCAATCGCATTATCAACTACGAATATTATCAAGCTGAAGAAATTTGTTCAATTGGTTCAGGTTCAGTTGAATCTGCCGTTAAACAGGTTGACCGTCGAACAAAAATTTCCGGGGCACAATGGAAACGAGAAAATGTGCCTCAAGTCCTAGCCCATCGCTGTGCTTACCTCAATGGATTATTGTCAGTTTGA
- a CDS encoding cyclic nucleotide-binding domain-containing protein, with protein sequence MLSPVITVSIFQKQPDPEAFSAGEVIFEEGQSGDSMYGILEGEVEIVVNDKVVETIEKGEVFGAGILVGIKNRNYTAIAKVDTKLGFLNEEGFLFAVQETPMFAIQVMKSYSERLSRLQRLV encoded by the coding sequence ATGCTAAGTCCTGTAATAACAGTCAGTATCTTTCAAAAACAACCCGATCCTGAAGCATTCTCAGCAGGTGAAGTCATCTTTGAAGAAGGACAGTCTGGTGATAGTATGTACGGCATTCTGGAAGGAGAGGTAGAGATAGTAGTTAATGACAAGGTTGTAGAAACCATTGAGAAGGGCGAAGTTTTTGGTGCTGGAATACTTGTAGGAATAAAAAATAGAAATTACACAGCTATTGCCAAGGTGGATACTAAACTAGGTTTTCTTAATGAAGAAGGGTTTCTCTTTGCCGTTCAGGAAACACCTATGTTTGCCATACAGGTGATGAAAAGTTACTCAGAGCGTCTTAGTCGCTTACAGCGTCTGGTTTAA
- a CDS encoding Lin0512 family protein, translating into MVRKRLIIEMGMGIDQHGQEPTVASSRAVRNAIAHNALPGVWEVAGLSHPNEMIIEVQVAVPYPEQVREEEVLAVLPFGRKSLTVESGGMIVQGRAIPELNDKNDEMLIAIASVTVLIENE; encoded by the coding sequence ATGGTGCGTAAACGGTTGATTATTGAGATGGGGATGGGAATAGATCAGCATGGACAAGAGCCAACAGTAGCATCATCTAGGGCAGTAAGGAATGCGATCGCTCACAATGCTTTACCTGGTGTTTGGGAAGTTGCAGGTTTAAGTCATCCCAATGAAATGATTATAGAGGTTCAGGTAGCAGTTCCATATCCAGAACAAGTTAGAGAAGAAGAGGTACTGGCTGTCCTACCATTTGGTCGGAAAAGTCTTACCGTAGAATCTGGGGGAATGATAGTTCAAGGGCGGGCCATTCCTGAACTAAACGATAAAAATGATGAAATGTTGATTGCGATCGCATCTGTTACAGTTCTGATCGAAAATGAGTAG
- a CDS encoding PIG-L deacetylase family protein translates to MNTDSDSKNFGQRTVLTIYAHADDEVLPAAGTLSLMSKAGWNIRCLILTDGSLSSSPIKGTRHQEADAAGKIIGATYEFYALEEYNFSTQAVIKVTEEAIGRWQPDLIITHAPQPEKYGHRDHEVCAIAVSNVATRKNITLWYSAPPVFLRGFEPNFFVDITSVIEEKVAAIGCYESEVNKAFMQLDAILVLSRFWARELGQKDGYFEAFEISRQCVDANFFTAMANNHQAIKNR, encoded by the coding sequence ATGAACACTGATTCAGACTCAAAAAACTTTGGTCAACGAACTGTCTTAACAATTTATGCTCATGCTGATGATGAAGTTCTACCTGCTGCTGGCACTCTCAGTTTGATGTCCAAGGCAGGGTGGAATATTCGTTGCTTAATTTTGACTGATGGCAGTCTTTCCAGTTCGCCTATTAAGGGTACACGTCATCAAGAAGCGGATGCAGCAGGTAAAATCATCGGTGCAACTTACGAGTTTTATGCACTTGAGGAGTATAATTTTTCAACTCAAGCAGTGATTAAAGTTACAGAAGAAGCTATTGGGCGTTGGCAACCGGATCTGATTATTACTCATGCACCACAACCTGAAAAATATGGGCATAGAGATCATGAAGTGTGTGCGATCGCAGTTTCTAATGTTGCTACCCGCAAAAACATAACTTTGTGGTATTCAGCCCCACCTGTTTTTTTACGTGGTTTTGAACCCAACTTTTTTGTGGATATTACATCTGTAATTGAGGAAAAAGTTGCAGCTATCGGTTGTTATGAATCAGAGGTAAACAAAGCATTTATGCAACTTGATGCCATACTGGTTTTATCTCGTTTTTGGGCACGGGAGTTAGGCCAGAAAGATGGCTACTTTGAAGCTTTTGAAATTTCCCGACAATGTGTAGATGCTAACTTTTTTACAGCAATGGCTAATAATCACCAAGCAATTAAAAACAGATGA